From one Hemitrygon akajei unplaced genomic scaffold, sHemAka1.3 Scf000177, whole genome shotgun sequence genomic stretch:
- the LOC140724240 gene encoding NACHT, LRR and PYD domains-containing protein 3-like isoform X3 — MEEGVTGVSSTLTYGKHFNEKEHRMVTELADKGQKAESSELLMDLTMANGPAAQRAMWDSFVNMRRGVPKLDTILKEVEKHGTTLPSYAVVTEVVSELPSKLHGVQKQHKEYLLKLTETFELKPSLTKKKVKLSQLGDRYTELTIISPIRQWRLVEHELLVRGKDHEECRESNLRRDLEKIRIGELFRSCFTREVRVVQRSNGQAEEFHSGCSAAACGVPGIGKTTLVQKITHDWAAGDLYQQFQFVFSFKFRDLNTIDGKVSLKHLVLHSYDYLEKIIDEIWKNPTVLLFIFDGFDEFKDNIDFDESGSGTERQHMCPDPDSCGEVSDIVYSLIQRKLLPGCSVLLTTRPTALYLLEKAQINLWVEILGFSGEERKDYFIKFFDKDEKVSSAFFKHMEENKILYTMSYNPSYCCILGQVLGPFFMQDEKRTLIPRTITQLYSHFIYNILKNHIADTEKCNDLLLRVGQMAFSGLHKKKIVFTDEDLMKHDLQPSQFLSGFLVELVERDDFDQKVVYTFPHLTIQEFVAALAQYLTPDPGDILKMLTEAHNESDGRFEIFLRFVVGLSSPGASRILDEFLDSRSGETACRVIDWLKERLESRIGLTWSEQGKRSLLNTLHYLFETQNSGLAQTTLGSVPRLAFGDSDSGKALLLTPIDYAVLSHAIRLCLSINELDLRNCSVQCEGLLQLEPVLNKCQVLRLEGNNLGDSGVEILSKILTNSDSKIQTVGLDNNNLTDACTKHLMSAIIENPSLTELELGYNSLGDPGAKQLFAALKSPECKIKEVRLKNNRLTSSCAEDLALTLRTNRSLTELDLGGNELGDSGVHLLCTSLMEPECKIQTLRLNNNGLTASCAESLAEVFHRNNSLKELDLGHNELGDLGIKRLSSALRESDCPVQDLRVNDNGLTASCSEDLASALRTTPSLTRLEVGNNNLGDSGVKTLSTALKDPNCKMQKLCLSKNGLTADCARDLTSIVAANPTLTELDLDQNHLGDSGVEVLSEALRKSNCNVQELSLNDNSLTASAAEHLASALGNNPSLTALSLGDNNLGDSGVKLLSEALKTTDCNIQELRLNNNGLTPSCAEDLASALVTSDTLTGLYLNDNNLGDSGVKVLNEALMHPDCKIEKLGLSGTGLTDSGSEDLMSNLSTNPKMKDVNLGSSFSSDQLSCSLSSTDHQESDVETVSVSCVDGKA, encoded by the exons GCGTACAAAAGCAGCATAAAGAATATCTCCTGAAGCTGACCGAGACATTCGAATTGAAGCCTAGCCTGACGAAGAAAAAGGTGAAGCTTTCGCAGCTGGGCGACCGATACACGGAGCTGACCATCATTTCCCCGATACGTCAGTGGAGGCTGGTGGAGCACGAGCTGCTGGTGCGTGGCAAAGATCACGAGGAATGCCGGGAATCTAATCTACGTAGAGATCTGGAGAAAATCCGCATCGGCGAGCTATTTCGAAGCTGTTTTACTCGGGAGGTCCGCGTGGTGCAGAGGTCAAACGGGCAGGCGGAGGAATTTCATTCGGGGTGCTCGGCGGCTGCCTGTGGAGTTCCGGGGATTGGGAAAACGACCTTGGTGCAGAAAATAACTCACGACTGGGCCGCTGGAGATCTGTatcaacagttccagtttgtttTTAGTTTCAAATTCCGCGACCTGAACACCATTGACGGAAAAGTATCTTTGAAACATCTGGTTTTGCATTCATATGATTACCTGGAGAAAATTATAGATGAAATATGGAAGAATCCTACAGTTCTGCTCTTTATTTTTGATGGATTTGATGAATTCAAGGACAACATTGACTTTGATGAAAGCGGGAGTGGAACGGAGCGTCAACACATGTGCCCCGATCCCGATAGCTGTGGTGAAGTATCTGACATTGTCTACAGTCTAATCCAGCGCAAACTGCTCCCGGGATGTTCAGTATTACTAACCACCCGCCCCACAGCGTTGTATCTATTGGAAAAGGCGCAGATCAATCTCTGGGTTGAGATTCTTGGATTTTCTGGTGAGGAACGGAAAGACTACTTCATCAAGTTTTTTGACAAGGACGAGAAGGTGTCATCAGCGTTTTTCAAACACATGGAAGAGAACAAGATCCTGTACAcgatgagctacaacccctcttACTGCTGCATCCTCGGTCAGGTTTTGGGTCCCTTCTTTATGCAAGACGAGAAACGTACATTAATTCCCAGGACCATCACCCAGCTTTATTCCCAttttatttacaacatcctgaaaaatcaTATCGCCGACACTGAAAAATGTAATGATTTATTGCTAagagttggtcagatggccttctcAGGACTGCAcaagaagaagattgtgtttacggATGAAGATTTGATGAAGCAcgatctgcagccttcccagttcctgtctggGTTCCTGGTGGAACTTGTAGAGCGAGATGATTTTGATCAGAAAGTTGTGTACACATTCCcgcacctcaccatccaagagtttgtagctgcactcGCACAATACCTGACTCCAGATCCCGGGGATATCCTAAAAAtgctcactgaagcccacaacgaGAGCGATGGGCGTTTTGAGATCTTCCTGCGCTTTGTGGTGGGTCTCTCCTCCCCCGGGGCATCTCGAATACTGGACGAGTTTCTGGATTCTCGGTCTGGCGAAACCGCCTGCCGAGTGATTGACTGGCTGAAGGAGAGATTGGAAAGCCGGATTGGGCTGACTTGGAGCGAACAAGGTAAAAGGAGCTTGTTGAACACgctgcactacctgtttgagacTCAGAATTCTGGGCTGGCTCAAACCACGCTGGGCTCTGTACCCAGACTTGCATTTGGAGATTCGGACTCCGGGAAGGCATTGTTACTCACGCCCATCGACTACGCTGTCCTGTCCCATGCGATTCGGCTCTGCCTGTCCATCAACGAACTTGACCTTCGGAACTGCTCTGTTCAATGCGAGGGGCTCCTCCAGCTGGAACCTGTCCTGAATAAGTGCCAAGTGTTGAG GTTGGAAGGAAACAATCTGGGAGATTCTGGAGTGGAAATATTGTCCAAGATTCTGACAAATTCCGACTCCAAAATACAAACAGTGGG GTTGGATAATAACAATCTGACAGACGCCTGCACCAAACATCTCATGTCCGCTATCATAGAAAACCCATCGCTGACGGAATTGGAGCTCGGTTATAACAGTCTCGGGGATCCCGGAGCGAAACAACTGTTCGCAGCTCTCAAAAGCCCTGAGTGTAAAATAAAGGAAGTACG CCTGAAAAACAACAGACTCACATCCTCCTGTGCCGAGGATCTGGCCTTGACTCTTCGCACAAACCgttcactgacggagctggacctgggtggcaatgaactgggagattccgGAGTGCATCTGCTGTGCACGTCTCTCATGGagccggagtgtaaaatacagacgcTGCG tctgaacaacaacggcCTCACGGCTTCTTGTGCCGAAAGTCTCGCGGAGGTTTTCCATAGAAACAACTCCCTGAAGGAGCTGGACCTCGGACACAATGAACTGGGAGATCTGGGAATAAAGCGACTGTCTTCTGCTCTGAGGGAATCCGACTGCCCAGTGCAGGACCTGCG GGTGAATGACAATGGTCTCACCGCCTCTTGTTCCGAGGACCTCGCGTCCGCCCTCCGCACCACCCCCTCACTGACGAGGCTGGAGGTGGGCAACAACAACCTGGGGGATTCAGGTGTGAAGACGCTCTCTACTGCCCTGAAGGATCCAAACTGTAAAatgcagaaactgtg CCTGAGTAAAAACGGTCTGACCGCCGACTGCGCCAGAGATCTCACCTCCATTGTCGCTGCAAACCCAACGCTGACTGAGCTGGATCTGGATCAAAATCACTTGGGAGATTCTGGAGTGGAAGTGTTGTCCGAGGCACTCAGGAAGTCGAACTGCAATGTCCAGGAGCTGAG TCTGAATGACAACAGCCTCACCGCCTCTGCTGCCGAGCATCTGGCCTCGGCTCTCGGCAATAACCCCTCGTTGACTGCACTCTCACTGGGTGACAATAatctgggagattcaggagtgaagctGCTGTCCGAAGCTCTGAAGACCACAGACTGTAACATACAGGAATTACG GCTGAACAACAATGGTCTCACACCGTCCTGCGCGGAGGATCTCGCCTCTGCGCTCGTCACAAGCGACACGTTGACGGGACTGTACCTGAATGACAATAATCTGGGAGATTCCGGGGTGAAAGTGCTGAACGAGGCGCTGATGCATCCAGACTGCAAGATAGAGAAACTGGG TCTTTCCGGCACTGGTCTCACTGACTCCGGCTCGGAAGACCTGATGTCCAACCTCAGCACCAATCCCAAGATGAAGGACGTGAACCTGGGGTCGAGTTTCTCCTCAGACCAACTCAGTTGCTCACTCTCCTCGACTGATCATCAGGAGTCTGATGTGGAGACAGTGAGTGTTTCCTGTGTTGATGGGAAAGCATAG
- the LOC140724239 gene encoding uncharacterized protein — MAHQRVHTRGRPFTCTVCGKGFTQSSHLQSHQRVHTRERPFTCSVCGKRFTASSNLLVHQRVHTGERPFTCSVCGKGFTQSSRLQSHQRVHTGEKPFTCSVCGKGYTESSNLQRHQRVHTGEKPFICSVCGRRFTESSYLLVHQRDHTGERPFTCSVCGKRFTESSRLQSHQRFHTGEKPFTCPVCGKRFTESSNLQRHQRVHTGERPFTCSVCGKGFTQSSHLQSHQRVHTGEKPFTCSDCGKSFTRSSQLLAHQSVHTGEKPFTCSVCGKGFTESSTLLSHQRVHTGERPFTCSVCGKGFTQSSNLLVHQRVHTGERPFTCSQCGKGFTTSSKLKVHQRVHSGEKPFTCSVCGKGFTLSSYLQRHQRVHAGEKPFTCTERGIGFAQSSNLLVHQQFHAGERPFTCSQCGKEFTCSSKLKVHQRVHTGEKPFTCSVCGKGFTQSSHLQNHQRVHTGEKPFTCPVCGKGFTQSSTLQRHQRVHTGRCRSPA; from the coding sequence atggcacaccagcgtgttcatacCAGggggcggccgttcacctgcacagtctgcgggaagggtttcactcagtcatcccacctacagagtcatcagcgagttcacactagggagaggccattcacatgttcagtctgtgggaagagattcactgcgtcatccaacctactggtacatcagcgagttcacaccggggagaggccattcacctgctcagtctgtgggaagggattcactcagtcatccagactacagagtcatcagcgagttcacactggagagaagccgttcacctgctcagtctgtgggaagggatacactgagtcatccaacctacagagacatcagcgagttcacactggggagaagccattcatctgctcggtctgtgggaggagattcactgagtcatcttacctactggtacatcagcgagatcacactggggagaggccattcacctgctcagtctgtgggaagagattcactgagtcatccagactgcagagtcatcagcgatttcacactggggagaagccgttcacctgcccagtctgtgggaagagattcactgagtcgtccaacctacagagacatcaacgagttcacactggggagaggccgttcacctgctcagtctgtgggaagggattcactcagtcatcccacctacagagtcatcagcgagttcacactggggagaagccattcacctgctcagactgtgggaagagtttcactcggtcatcccaactactggcacaccagtcagttcacactggggagaagccgttcacctgctcagtttgtgggaagggattcactgagtcatccacattactgagtcatcagcgagttcacactggggagaggccgttcacctgctcagtctgtgggaagggattcactcagtcatccaacctactggtccaccagcgagttcacactggagagaggccgttcacctgctcacagtgcgggaagggattcactacctcatctaaactgaaggtacatcagagagttcactctGGCGagaagccgtttacctgctcagtctgtgggaagggattcacactgtcatcctacctacagagacatcagcgagttcacgctggggagaagccgttcacctgcacagaaCGTGGGATAGGATTcgctcagtcatccaacctgctggTGCACCAGCAATTTCACGcaggagagaggccgttcacctgctcacagTGTGGCAAggaattcacttgctcatctaaactgaaggtacatcagcgagttcacactggggagaagccgttcacctgctcagtctgtgggaagggattcactcagtcatcccacctacagaatcatcagcgagttcacactggggagaagccattcacctgcccagtctgtgggaagggattcactcagtcatccaccctacagagacatcagcgagttcacactgggagatgccgttcacctgcttag